AAATAATATTATTATCTCTAGCTTTTTGAATGGCTTCAATCTTAGAATGCACCTGAAGTTTATTATAAATATTCTCAATATGTTTTCTAACTGTAGAAGGAGAAAGAAAAAGATTTTCAGCAATTTGATTATAGTTTAGTCCTTTGCTCAATTGTTCCAGAACTTCTACTTCTCGAGTTGTAAGCTTAATATCTTCTTGTTCTCTATTTTCAAAATCAACAGGATTTCTGAGAAGTTTCAAAGTTTTTAATGCTATTGAAGGATTCATTGCTGCACCACCATTCAAAGTTTCAATAATTCCCTGATATAATTCTTTTGGGTTTACTTCTTTTAGTAAATAACCATCAGCGCCTGCTTTTATTGCATTAAAAATGTTTTCATCATTATCAAAAACGGTAAGCATGATGATTTTAATCTGAGGAAATTTTGACTTGATAATCTTTGTGGCTTCAATTCCATTACATAATGGCATTTCTATGTCCATTAAAATTAAATCGAGATTTTTGTCTTTTTCTAATTTCTGCTGTAAATCTTTACCATCAATTGCAGTAAATTTTAATGTCAAATCTTCAAAAAAAGAAAGTTTTTCTGCAATGGCTTTTTGCAAAAAAACATTATCATCAACTATGGCTATTCTTATCAGCATTTAAAATTAAAAGTGGATTAAAAAAAGTCCTTTCCAAATCCAAAAGTGTACTTATTACTTCTATGGTTTGAAAAGGACAACAATAAAAACAACCAGTTTTTATCTTCTATTTTTTTCAAACAACCACAATTTGAATTACAAAGGTGTTTA
The window above is part of the Flavobacterium sp. PMTSA4 genome. Proteins encoded here:
- a CDS encoding response regulator transcription factor — encoded protein: MLIRIAIVDDNVFLQKAIAEKLSFFEDLTLKFTAIDGKDLQQKLEKDKNLDLILMDIEMPLCNGIEATKIIKSKFPQIKIIMLTVFDNDENIFNAIKAGADGYLLKEVNPKELYQGIIETLNGGAAMNPSIALKTLKLLRNPVDFENREQEDIKLTTREVEVLEQLSKGLNYNQIAENLFLSPSTVRKHIENIYNKLQVHSKIEAIQKARDNNII